The following are from one region of the bacterium genome:
- a CDS encoding SRPBCC domain-containing protein produces MKTRDSVRAEIEIDAPIESVWQVLGDLDRYCDWNPFTPRADSGLSIGDPIWFRVRLFGDWTIPWRERVTRNAPHTLGWELVLGHRRLLHAERVQVLTEVDPHRTHYMTEDRFSGWLAGLVLVLFGGSMGKGFADCAHGLKKASENRR; encoded by the coding sequence GTGAAGACACGAGACTCCGTTCGCGCCGAGATCGAGATCGATGCGCCGATCGAATCCGTCTGGCAAGTGCTAGGCGACCTCGACCGCTACTGCGACTGGAACCCGTTCACGCCGAGGGCCGACTCGGGCCTCTCGATCGGCGATCCGATCTGGTTCCGCGTCCGGCTCTTCGGCGACTGGACGATTCCGTGGCGGGAGCGCGTGACGCGCAACGCGCCCCACACCCTGGGCTGGGAGCTGGTCCTCGGCCACCGGCGCCTGCTTCATGCCGAGCGCGTCCAGGTCCTGACCGAGGTCGACCCGCACCGGACCCACTACATGACCGAGGACCGCTTCAGCGGATGGCTCGCCGGACTCGTCCTCGTTCTCTTCGGGGGCTCGATGGGCAAGGGGTTCGCGGATTGCGCTCACGGCCTGAAGAAGGCCTCGGAGAATCGTCGATGA
- a CDS encoding NAD-dependent epimerase/dehydratase family protein, producing MTTANGAPGTLRVLLTGGAGFLGRAILREFSKLPDVEVRVLDRAPLDPERFPDVEFRVGDIVDYETVVDACRDVDVVLHAASQVDWGHTTREALEAVNVGGTRTVIGACREAGVAGLVYTSSMDVVCGTEPLSGVDERHPYPARFTNEYSRTKAVAEQEVLAADDATLRTCALRPCGLFGEGDPYHVANVLDVLEKDGLPFRIGDGTARFQHVYVGNVAHAHVLAARALLAPESPLRGEAYFLTDDCEAINFLDFMEPIVEALGHRLPPKSRRMPYSILFGVGALMEAAAWVVRGLSRLAPEGSRVREKVAFAPVLTRSSVRFLCHDHVFDGSKARRDLDYKPIYGEAEALERTIAWFRDER from the coding sequence ATGACGACCGCCAATGGCGCTCCGGGCACGCTCCGCGTCCTGCTGACCGGAGGGGCCGGCTTCCTCGGCCGCGCGATCCTGCGCGAGTTCTCGAAGCTGCCGGACGTCGAGGTTCGCGTGCTCGATCGAGCCCCCCTCGACCCCGAGCGCTTCCCGGACGTCGAGTTCCGGGTGGGGGACATCGTCGACTACGAGACCGTGGTCGACGCCTGCCGCGACGTCGACGTCGTGCTGCACGCCGCCTCGCAGGTCGATTGGGGACACACCACGCGGGAAGCCCTCGAAGCCGTGAACGTGGGCGGGACGCGAACGGTGATCGGGGCCTGCCGCGAGGCGGGCGTGGCGGGGCTCGTCTACACGAGCTCGATGGACGTGGTCTGCGGGACCGAGCCGCTCTCCGGTGTCGACGAACGGCACCCGTACCCCGCGCGGTTCACGAACGAGTATTCGCGGACGAAGGCGGTCGCGGAGCAAGAGGTGCTCGCGGCCGACGACGCGACGCTCCGGACGTGTGCGCTTAGGCCGTGCGGTCTCTTCGGCGAAGGCGACCCCTATCACGTGGCGAACGTGCTGGACGTGCTCGAGAAGGACGGCCTGCCGTTCCGGATCGGCGACGGAACGGCTCGCTTTCAGCACGTCTACGTCGGCAACGTGGCGCATGCGCACGTGCTCGCCGCTCGCGCGCTCCTCGCCCCCGAGAGCCCGCTCCGCGGCGAGGCGTATTTCCTGACCGACGACTGCGAAGCGATCAACTTCCTCGACTTCATGGAGCCGATCGTCGAGGCGCTCGGACATCGGCTTCCGCCGAAGTCCAGGCGGATGCCGTATTCGATTCTCTTCGGGGTCGGGGCGCTGATGGAGGCGGCGGCATGGGTCGTTCGCGGCCTCTCGAGATTGGCGCCGGAAGGATCCCGTGTCCGGGAGAAGGTCGCCTTCGCACCGGTGCTCACCCGGTCGAGCGTCCGGTTCCTCTGCCACGACCACGTCTTCGACGGAAGCAAGGCCCGGCGCGATCTCGACTACAAGCCGATCTATGGCGAGGCCGAGGCGCTCGAGCGGACGATCGCCTGGTTCCGCGACGAGAGGTGA
- a CDS encoding arylsulfatase translates to MGDRAGEFMRTGTGGRRSPGASGQKGSGGIRGTIAACVLLFAGIAGAAQERPNVVIVIMDDVGFADLGAYGSEIETPTIDRLAENGLRYTHFTVTGVCSPSRAALLTGLNHHSAGVGHASDIPREFRGYRGEIHEDITTLPEILRAEGYATLMVGKWHLVNGVHRTAAGPYDEWPTGRGFDHFYGFLASHASQWGPHDLWEGTTAVEAPADGSYYFPDAMTDRALEMLEAQRQDDPDRPFFLYYSTPAAHAPHHTKPEDRAKYAGRFDRGYDVSRAERLARQKGMGLVPEDAPLAPYYPGVVPFDELSDEERRVSTRLQENHAAYLDNMDQNLGRVISWLSQHGELENTILLVMSDNGGSREAFANGTTNQGRFFSQFGETHEQRMRELPLIGGPDSYPNYPLGWMQASNTPFKLSKASVHGGGVRSPLVVHWPGGGIEAGGLRKQMHHVNDVAPTVLELLGIEHPSSRAESEVVPMEGTSFAYSLADADAPTRKLEQYYEMEGNRAIYARGWKLVSWHPDGESYEDYPWELYHLDEDPTESKDLAEIHPEKVVELSQAFDAAAARYDVLPIDDRWFNDRAGFTSPEPETFSLQDGAGPLNTLAEAPRMAMRSWTITARLSRAQGDQGVLVAMGDIYSGYSLYLQGDRAHFAVNLFGDLTVLRSSAPLPEGATEIEVEFQHDGTFEAILRGGLWSRYRFLGGDVSLKVDGIEVAEARLPYGPPVLIWEGLDVGLDRGSPVTRAYTAPFDFTGELAEVAFDLR, encoded by the coding sequence ATGGGCGATCGAGCTGGCGAATTCATGCGGACGGGGACGGGTGGTCGGCGCTCTCCGGGGGCCTCGGGCCAGAAGGGATCGGGTGGGATCCGCGGGACGATCGCGGCCTGCGTGCTCCTCTTTGCAGGGATCGCCGGCGCGGCGCAGGAGCGGCCGAACGTCGTGATCGTCATCATGGACGACGTCGGCTTCGCGGATCTCGGCGCCTACGGCTCCGAGATCGAGACGCCGACCATCGATCGGCTGGCGGAGAACGGCCTGCGCTACACGCACTTCACCGTGACGGGGGTCTGTTCACCGAGCCGGGCCGCGCTCCTGACCGGGCTGAATCATCACTCCGCCGGCGTCGGTCACGCCTCGGACATCCCTCGCGAGTTCCGCGGCTATCGCGGCGAGATCCACGAGGACATCACGACCCTGCCGGAAATCCTTCGCGCCGAGGGCTATGCGACGCTCATGGTCGGCAAGTGGCACCTCGTGAACGGGGTCCACCGAACGGCGGCGGGGCCCTACGACGAGTGGCCGACCGGACGCGGATTCGACCACTTCTACGGATTCCTCGCCTCCCACGCGAGCCAGTGGGGCCCCCACGATCTCTGGGAGGGGACCACGGCCGTCGAGGCCCCGGCGGACGGCAGCTACTACTTCCCCGACGCGATGACCGACCGCGCGCTCGAGATGCTCGAGGCGCAGCGGCAGGACGATCCGGACCGTCCCTTCTTCCTCTACTACTCGACGCCAGCGGCCCACGCGCCCCACCACACGAAGCCCGAGGACCGCGCGAAGTACGCCGGGCGCTTCGATCGAGGATACGACGTGTCGCGCGCGGAGCGCCTGGCGCGGCAGAAGGGGATGGGGCTCGTTCCCGAGGACGCGCCGCTCGCTCCCTACTACCCCGGCGTCGTTCCCTTCGACGAGCTCTCCGACGAGGAGCGACGCGTGTCGACACGCCTCCAGGAGAACCACGCCGCGTACCTCGACAACATGGATCAGAACCTGGGGCGGGTGATCAGCTGGCTCTCCCAGCACGGCGAGCTCGAGAACACGATCCTGCTCGTGATGTCCGACAACGGCGGGAGTCGAGAAGCCTTTGCCAACGGCACGACGAACCAGGGGCGCTTCTTCAGTCAGTTCGGGGAGACCCACGAGCAGCGCATGCGCGAGCTGCCGCTCATCGGGGGACCCGACTCCTATCCGAACTATCCCCTGGGCTGGATGCAGGCGAGCAATACCCCCTTCAAGCTGAGCAAGGCGAGCGTGCACGGGGGCGGCGTCCGCTCCCCGCTCGTCGTGCACTGGCCCGGAGGAGGGATCGAGGCCGGCGGCCTACGCAAGCAGATGCACCACGTGAATGACGTCGCCCCGACGGTCCTCGAGCTGCTCGGGATCGAGCATCCCTCGTCCCGCGCCGAGAGCGAGGTCGTGCCGATGGAGGGGACGAGCTTCGCGTACTCCCTGGCCGATGCCGATGCGCCGACCCGCAAGCTCGAGCAGTACTACGAGATGGAGGGGAATCGGGCGATCTACGCGCGGGGCTGGAAGCTGGTCTCGTGGCACCCCGACGGCGAGTCCTACGAGGACTATCCGTGGGAGCTCTACCATCTCGACGAAGACCCGACCGAGTCGAAGGATCTGGCCGAGATCCATCCGGAGAAGGTCGTCGAGCTCTCGCAGGCCTTCGATGCGGCGGCGGCGCGCTACGACGTCCTGCCGATCGACGATCGGTGGTTCAACGACCGGGCCGGATTCACGAGCCCCGAGCCCGAGACATTCAGCCTGCAAGACGGGGCGGGGCCCCTGAATACCCTCGCCGAGGCGCCTCGCATGGCGATGCGTTCGTGGACGATCACCGCGCGGCTCTCGCGGGCGCAGGGCGACCAGGGCGTGCTCGTCGCCATGGGCGACATCTACTCCGGCTACTCGCTGTACCTCCAGGGCGATCGCGCGCATTTCGCGGTCAACCTCTTCGGGGACCTGACGGTCCTCCGTTCGAGCGCACCCCTGCCGGAGGGCGCGACCGAGATCGAGGTGGAGTTCCAGCACGACGGGACGTTCGAGGCGATCCTCCGCGGCGGGCTCTGGAGCCGGTATCGGTTCCTGGGCGGAGACGTCTCTCTGAAGGTCGATGGCATCGAAGTGGCCGAAGCGCGTCTGCCCTACGGGCCGCCCGTGCTGATCTGGGAGGGCCTCGACGTGGGGCTCGATCGGGGCTCGCCGGTGACGCGCGCGTACACGGCGCCTTTCGACTTCACGGGTGAGCTGGCGGAGGTTGCGTTCGATCTGCGTTGA
- the gloB gene encoding hydroxyacylglutathione hydrolase — protein sequence MLEIHQFGCLSDNYGFLVHDPDSGSTACVDTPEVEPTLAALQEKGWSLTHIWNTHWHPDHTGGNQELQEKTGCAILGPRNERDRVPGIETELGEGSTFAFGAHEVRVFDVPGHTAGHIAYWLPEDSVAFVGDTLFALGCGRLFEGTAEQMWDSLGKLRTLPPETVVYCAHEYTQANARFALSVDPENADLTRRVQEIDAMRAKGLATVPTTIGVEHSTNPFLRADDPAFQRAIGMEGADPVAVFAETRKRKDEF from the coding sequence ATGCTCGAGATCCACCAGTTCGGATGTCTCTCCGACAACTACGGCTTTCTCGTCCACGATCCCGACTCCGGATCGACCGCGTGCGTCGATACGCCGGAGGTCGAGCCGACGCTCGCTGCCCTCCAAGAGAAGGGCTGGTCGCTGACCCATATCTGGAACACACACTGGCATCCCGATCACACGGGCGGCAACCAGGAGCTCCAGGAGAAGACGGGCTGCGCGATTCTCGGCCCGCGGAACGAGCGGGACCGGGTTCCGGGGATCGAGACGGAGCTGGGCGAGGGCAGCACGTTCGCGTTCGGGGCGCACGAGGTCCGCGTCTTCGACGTCCCCGGTCACACGGCGGGACACATCGCCTACTGGCTGCCCGAGGATTCCGTGGCGTTCGTGGGCGACACGCTGTTCGCCCTGGGATGCGGCCGCCTCTTCGAAGGGACGGCGGAGCAGATGTGGGACTCGCTCGGAAAACTGAGGACGCTGCCCCCGGAGACCGTGGTCTACTGCGCGCACGAGTACACCCAGGCGAACGCGCGGTTCGCGCTCAGCGTGGATCCCGAGAACGCCGATCTGACCCGACGCGTCCAGGAGATCGACGCGATGCGCGCCAAGGGCCTCGCCACGGTGCCCACCACGATCGGGGTCGAGCATTCGACGAACCCGTTCCTGCGCGCCGACGACCCGGCCTTCCAGCGCGCGATCGGCATGGAAGGCGCGGATCCCGTCGCGGTCTTCGCGGAGACGCGCAAGCGCAAGGACGAGTTCTGA
- the dmeF gene encoding CDF family Co(II)/Ni(II) efflux transporter DmeF, translating into MHATNAETWKHDHDYLGESLARNERQTRLVIALTAAMMVAEISAGVAYGSMALLADGWHMASHASALGITAFAYGFARRHRHSSRYSFGTWKVSILGGYTSAVVLGIVALAIAWESFGRFVNPREISFDQAIGVAILGLIVNLVSAWLLRDGHDHGHDHGHDGHHHHDHNLRAAYLHVLADALTSLTAILALVCGKYFGWHWMDPAMGVVGSLVIGRWAYGLVQQTSSILLDGDVPQSTLDALRAAISGDSDDLVSDLHAWRVGPGRLAVIAVVVSDSPRAPAEYKRRMQGAVDIAHATVEVNRCEGHGEGARAA; encoded by the coding sequence GTGCACGCAACGAACGCCGAGACCTGGAAGCACGATCACGACTACCTCGGAGAGAGTCTTGCACGGAACGAGCGCCAGACCCGCCTGGTGATCGCGCTGACCGCGGCCATGATGGTCGCCGAGATTTCGGCGGGCGTGGCCTACGGCTCGATGGCGCTCCTGGCCGACGGTTGGCACATGGCGAGCCATGCGTCCGCGCTCGGGATCACGGCCTTCGCGTACGGGTTCGCTCGGCGCCATCGACACAGCAGCCGCTACTCGTTCGGGACCTGGAAGGTGAGCATCCTCGGCGGCTACACGAGCGCGGTCGTGCTGGGCATCGTCGCCCTGGCCATCGCCTGGGAGTCGTTCGGCCGGTTCGTGAATCCGCGCGAGATCTCCTTCGATCAGGCGATCGGCGTCGCGATCCTCGGGTTGATCGTAAATCTGGTGTCGGCCTGGCTCCTGCGCGACGGCCACGATCACGGGCACGACCACGGTCATGACGGCCATCACCACCACGACCACAATCTGAGGGCCGCTTATCTGCACGTCCTCGCGGATGCGCTCACGTCCCTGACCGCGATCCTTGCGCTGGTCTGCGGCAAGTACTTCGGCTGGCATTGGATGGATCCGGCGATGGGGGTCGTGGGGTCGCTCGTGATCGGGCGCTGGGCCTACGGTCTCGTGCAGCAGACATCCTCGATCCTGCTCGACGGGGATGTCCCGCAATCGACTCTCGACGCGCTCCGGGCGGCAATCTCAGGCGATTCGGACGATCTCGTCTCCGACCTGCACGCGTGGCGTGTGGGTCCCGGTCGGCTCGCCGTGATCGCGGTCGTCGTGTCGGATTCGCCGCGGGCCCCCGCTGAGTACAAGCGCCGGATGCAGGGGGCAGTCGATATCGCGCACGCGACGGTCGAAGTGAACCGCTGCGAAGGGCATGGCGAGGGCGCCCGCGCCGCGTAG
- a CDS encoding GTP-binding protein: MSPIHMISNAAIRRGLDGEGGLAPVVHLIAGLPTDEVVRGFDRIREHLPVSSLACLVASSSPECARTGVLLPPHAENSQVVEDWETCDFLERRFGPGARIGGVLTVVDADALGDQLESADPISALGWGRSARDARTVADIVAGQVESATHLLLVGRPSSCASVRGLLEALNPDGALMHLDGAASQELLEVTQAPPGRSESARVVPPWLALLRAERVSPDRSDRFLYRRSLPFDAQRFGEWLADPPRSLVRGKGNVWLANRLDQSMGYSCAGSVHRLFDAGRWWASQSGSAWPTCESARRRLLERWHPQFGDRRQELAFVGLDLDVERVRAELDACLLSETEALESFEAATPSLRVTSHPGHSGAGLH, translated from the coding sequence GTGAGTCCGATCCACATGATCTCGAACGCAGCCATCCGTCGTGGACTCGATGGTGAAGGGGGCCTCGCCCCGGTCGTCCACCTGATCGCCGGACTTCCGACGGACGAGGTCGTGCGGGGATTCGATCGCATCCGCGAACATCTGCCGGTCTCGTCCCTGGCGTGCCTCGTGGCTTCGTCGTCGCCCGAGTGCGCCCGGACGGGGGTGCTGCTCCCGCCCCATGCGGAGAACTCGCAGGTCGTCGAGGACTGGGAGACGTGTGACTTCCTGGAGCGTCGTTTCGGTCCGGGCGCTCGGATTGGCGGTGTACTGACCGTCGTGGACGCGGACGCGCTGGGCGACCAACTGGAATCGGCGGATCCGATTTCGGCACTCGGGTGGGGAAGGAGCGCACGTGATGCCCGAACGGTCGCCGACATCGTGGCGGGTCAGGTCGAATCGGCGACCCATCTCCTGCTGGTTGGACGCCCGTCCTCTTGTGCGTCGGTTCGAGGCCTCCTCGAAGCGTTGAACCCCGATGGCGCGTTGATGCATCTCGACGGCGCTGCGAGTCAGGAGCTCCTCGAAGTCACGCAGGCTCCCCCCGGACGCAGCGAGTCGGCGCGGGTCGTGCCGCCCTGGCTCGCGCTCCTGCGAGCAGAGAGAGTCTCGCCGGATCGATCCGATCGTTTTCTCTATCGTCGGTCACTGCCTTTCGACGCCCAGCGTTTCGGCGAGTGGCTCGCCGATCCGCCCCGCTCGCTCGTTCGCGGAAAGGGCAACGTCTGGCTCGCGAACCGCCTGGATCAATCGATGGGCTACTCGTGTGCGGGATCCGTTCACCGGCTCTTCGACGCGGGCCGGTGGTGGGCGAGCCAGAGCGGTTCGGCCTGGCCGACATGCGAATCCGCGAGGCGGCGCCTTCTCGAACGCTGGCATCCGCAGTTCGGGGATCGGCGGCAGGAGCTCGCCTTCGTGGGGCTCGACCTCGACGTCGAGCGGGTTCGCGCGGAGCTCGACGCGTGCCTTCTCTCGGAGACCGAGGCGCTCGAGTCGTTCGAAGCGGCGACGCCGTCTCTCAGAGTGACTTCCCACCCCGGTCACTCCGGCGCAGGACTCCACTGA
- a CDS encoding FAD/NAD(P)-binding protein, translated as MIDWLIIGGGPHGVHAAARLVGEAGVPTEAVRILDDEEVLLARWRRCTRNTGMRYLRSPAVHHLDLSSASLQRFSKSGRGRRFPQPFTRPYSRPSLELFDRHCDEVVTRLGLEDLHVRGRAESLEITEELVRIGVRGMETEGEHESIEAKRVILALGAPERPEWPEWAMQLSRENVDVSNAGSIQHVFDPGFDLRDDPEDEAIAVVGAGISGAQVALRLAREGRRVVLLSRHPLRIHQFDSDPGWQGPKYMAGFSRLRDLDERRRRIGEARHRGSIPPDVESALRMACADGRIEHLEGVEVESATLSEGRPSLEVGGRSILVDRVLLATGFPRRRPGEGWLDDAIEKHDLPCAECGYPVVDRGLRWHPRLLVTGPLAELEIGPVSRNLSGAMRAGERIAAVARTDLVY; from the coding sequence ATGATCGACTGGCTGATCATCGGAGGCGGGCCGCACGGCGTGCACGCGGCCGCGCGTCTCGTGGGGGAAGCCGGCGTTCCGACCGAAGCAGTCCGCATCCTCGACGACGAGGAGGTCCTGCTGGCTCGCTGGCGACGATGTACCCGGAACACGGGCATGCGGTATCTGCGCTCGCCCGCGGTCCACCATCTCGACCTCTCGTCGGCATCGCTGCAACGGTTCTCGAAGTCGGGACGAGGCCGCCGGTTTCCGCAGCCCTTCACGCGACCGTACTCGCGTCCGTCGCTCGAGCTCTTCGATCGACACTGCGACGAGGTCGTCACGAGACTCGGACTCGAGGATCTACACGTGCGCGGTCGTGCGGAGTCGCTCGAGATCACGGAGGAACTCGTCCGGATCGGCGTGCGCGGGATGGAGACCGAGGGCGAGCACGAGTCGATCGAAGCGAAGCGGGTCATTCTCGCGCTCGGCGCCCCGGAGCGACCGGAGTGGCCCGAGTGGGCGATGCAACTCTCGCGAGAGAACGTCGACGTGTCGAATGCTGGCTCGATCCAGCACGTCTTCGACCCGGGCTTCGATCTCCGGGACGATCCGGAGGACGAGGCGATCGCGGTGGTCGGCGCAGGGATCTCCGGCGCCCAGGTGGCGCTTCGCCTCGCGCGGGAGGGACGCCGCGTGGTCCTCCTCTCCCGTCATCCCCTCCGCATCCATCAGTTCGACAGCGACCCCGGGTGGCAGGGGCCCAAGTACATGGCCGGCTTCTCGCGGCTTCGCGATCTGGATGAGCGCAGGCGCCGCATCGGCGAGGCGCGACATCGCGGATCCATCCCCCCTGACGTCGAGAGCGCCCTTCGCATGGCCTGCGCGGACGGGCGGATCGAACATCTCGAAGGCGTCGAAGTCGAATCGGCGACCCTTTCGGAGGGGCGTCCGTCCCTCGAAGTCGGCGGCCGGTCGATCCTCGTCGATCGTGTCCTGCTGGCGACGGGCTTTCCCCGCCGACGCCCGGGGGAGGGCTGGCTCGACGACGCCATCGAGAAGCATGATCTTCCCTGTGCGGAATGCGGCTATCCGGTCGTCGATCGCGGTCTGCGATGGCATCCTCGTCTCCTGGTGACCGGTCCTCTCGCCGAACTCGAGATCGGCCCGGTCTCTCGCAACCTTTCGGGAGCAATGCGGGCTGGCGAGCGGATCGCCGCCGTAGCCCGAACGGATCTCGTCTACTGA
- a CDS encoding coniferyl-alcohol dehydrogenase: protein MSHCFDYSNKRIVVTGAYSGVGAALLDVLSELGGPEVIALDLKEPEGRIDRFIETNMGKASSVQAAIEAIDGPVDVLFNNAGIAATHPVEDVMAVNWLGLRQLSEGLLPKIREGGAIANTASIAGGQWPGHLQEVLDCISIEGSEELFGWCRDHAELVGDGYAFSKECVQVYTMKSARATLERNVRTNSVCPAPIDTPLLPDFNKTMTEKTMNWTIDQIGGTIATPRDIAMTLAFLGSDASGYVNGVNLNVDMGFNAFMTTGQLDFSGLA, encoded by the coding sequence ATGTCCCACTGTTTCGACTATTCCAACAAGCGCATCGTCGTCACGGGCGCGTACTCGGGCGTCGGTGCCGCGTTGCTGGATGTGCTCTCCGAGCTCGGCGGTCCCGAGGTCATCGCGCTCGACCTCAAGGAGCCCGAGGGCCGGATTGATCGCTTCATCGAGACGAACATGGGGAAGGCTTCCTCTGTCCAGGCGGCGATCGAGGCCATCGACGGCCCGGTCGACGTCCTCTTCAACAACGCGGGCATCGCCGCGACGCATCCGGTCGAGGACGTGATGGCCGTGAACTGGCTCGGTCTTCGTCAGCTCTCGGAGGGACTGCTCCCGAAGATTCGCGAGGGCGGCGCGATCGCCAACACGGCGTCGATTGCGGGTGGTCAGTGGCCGGGTCATCTGCAAGAGGTCCTCGACTGCATCTCGATCGAGGGCAGCGAGGAGCTCTTCGGCTGGTGCCGGGACCACGCCGAGCTGGTCGGGGACGGATATGCCTTCTCGAAGGAATGCGTCCAGGTCTATACGATGAAGAGCGCCAGGGCGACGCTCGAGCGGAACGTGCGCACGAACAGCGTCTGCCCGGCGCCGATCGACACGCCGCTGCTGCCCGACTTCAACAAGACGATGACCGAGAAGACCATGAACTGGACGATCGACCAGATCGGCGGAACGATCGCGACGCCGCGGGACATCGCGATGACCCTCGCGTTCCTCGGCTCGGACGCTTCGGGATACGTGAACGGCGTCAACCTGAACGTGGACATGGGCTTCAACGCCTTCATGACCACCGGGCAGCTCGATTTCTCGGGGCTCGCGTGA